One Bradyrhizobium zhanjiangense DNA segment encodes these proteins:
- the aroQ gene encoding type II 3-dehydroquinate dehydratase, with protein sequence MKRVMILNGPNLNLLGVREPHIYGTTTLAQINASCEAAAAELGLKLTFHQSNHEGVLVDWIQSARQDAEAIIINPAGFSFTSVAIMDAIKIFEGPVLEVHISNIHARDEYHRHSRISFVATGVICGLGPYGYIAALQAIANMK encoded by the coding sequence ATGAAACGTGTGATGATCCTCAACGGTCCCAACCTGAACCTGCTCGGCGTGCGCGAGCCGCACATCTACGGCACGACGACGCTGGCGCAGATCAACGCGAGCTGCGAGGCAGCCGCCGCAGAGCTCGGGCTCAAGTTGACCTTTCACCAGTCCAACCATGAGGGCGTGCTCGTCGATTGGATTCAATCGGCGCGGCAGGATGCCGAGGCTATCATTATCAATCCCGCCGGCTTTTCCTTCACCTCGGTGGCGATCATGGACGCGATCAAGATATTCGAAGGCCCGGTGCTGGAAGTCCACATCTCCAACATCCACGCCCGCGATGAATATCACCGCCACTCGAGGATCTCCTTCGTGGCGACCGGCGTGATCTGCGGGTTGGGCCCATACGGCTATATCGCGGCGCTGCAGGCGATCGCGAATATGAAGTGA
- the hemA gene encoding 5-aminolevulinate synthase gives MDYNEFFSSALARLHTERRYRVFADLERTAGRFPHAVWHSPKGKRDVVIWCSNDYLGMGQHPKVVGAMVETATRVGTGAGGTRNIAGTHHPLVQLEAELADLHAKEAALLFTSGYVSNQTGIPTIAKLIPNCLILSDELNHNSMIEGIRHSGCERVVFRHNDLAHLEELLKAADPNRPKLIVCESLYSMDGDVAPLAKICDLAEKYGAMTYVDEVHAVGMYGPRGGGIAERDGVMHRIDVLEGTLAKAFGCLGGYIAANGQIIDAVRSYAPGFIFTTALPPAICSAATAAIKHLKTSNWERERHQDRAARVKAILNAAGLPVMSSDTHIVPLFVGDPEKCKQASDLLLEQHGIYIQPINYPTVAKGSERLRITPSPYHDDGLIDQLAEALLQVWDRLGLPLRQKSLAAE, from the coding sequence ATGGATTACAACGAGTTCTTCAGTTCCGCCCTCGCCCGTCTCCACACCGAGCGGCGCTACCGCGTGTTCGCCGATCTCGAGCGCACGGCCGGCCGGTTCCCGCACGCGGTCTGGCACTCGCCCAAGGGCAAGCGCGACGTCGTGATCTGGTGCTCCAACGATTATCTCGGCATGGGCCAGCACCCGAAGGTGGTCGGCGCCATGGTCGAGACCGCAACCCGCGTCGGCACCGGTGCCGGCGGCACCCGCAACATCGCCGGCACGCATCATCCGCTGGTGCAGCTCGAGGCCGAGCTCGCCGATCTCCACGCCAAGGAAGCCGCGCTGCTGTTCACCTCGGGCTATGTCTCGAACCAGACCGGCATCCCGACCATCGCAAAGCTCATTCCGAACTGCCTCATTCTGTCGGACGAGCTCAACCACAATTCGATGATCGAGGGCATCCGCCATTCCGGCTGCGAGCGGGTCGTGTTCCGCCACAACGATCTGGCGCATCTCGAGGAGCTGTTGAAGGCGGCCGACCCGAATCGGCCGAAGCTGATTGTCTGCGAGAGCCTCTATTCCATGGACGGCGACGTCGCCCCGCTCGCCAAGATCTGCGATCTCGCCGAGAAATACGGCGCGATGACCTATGTCGACGAGGTCCACGCGGTCGGCATGTACGGCCCGCGCGGCGGCGGCATCGCCGAGCGTGACGGCGTCATGCATCGCATCGACGTTCTGGAAGGCACCCTGGCGAAAGCCTTCGGCTGCCTCGGCGGCTACATCGCCGCCAACGGCCAGATCATCGACGCCGTGCGCTCCTATGCGCCGGGCTTCATTTTCACCACCGCGCTGCCGCCGGCGATCTGCTCGGCCGCAACCGCCGCGATCAAGCATCTGAAGACCTCGAACTGGGAGCGTGAGCGCCACCAGGACCGCGCCGCCCGCGTCAAGGCGATCCTCAATGCCGCCGGCCTGCCGGTGATGTCGAGCGACACCCATATCGTGCCGCTGTTCGTCGGCGATCCCGAGAAGTGCAAGCAGGCCTCCGACCTGCTGCTCGAGCAGCACGGCATCTATATCCAGCCGATCAACTATCCGACCGTCGCCAAGGGCTCCGAACGGCTGCGCATCACGCCCTCGCCCTATCACGATGACGGCCTGATCGATCAGCTGGCCGAGGCTCTGCTGCAAGTGTGGGATCGTCTCGGCCTGCCGCTGCGCCAGAAGTCACTGGCGGCGGAGTAG
- a CDS encoding PAS domain-containing hybrid sensor histidine kinase/response regulator, with product MLHDWGVIAAAFGYIGFLFLVASHGDRRSPAGPGRASGLIYPLSLAIYCTSWTFFGSVGFATRTSTDFLAIYLGPILMIGLGAGVLRRVIQLAKAHNITSIADFIGARYGKSQAVAATVALIAIIGSVPYIALQLKAVASSLGTILSEDQAFSHIPILGDMALMVTLAMAAFAVLFGTRHTDATEHQHGLMLAVATESIVKLVAFLAAGIFVTFWMFSPQELIERAMKTPEAVRAINYSPSIGNFLTMTLLSLCAIMMLPRQFHVSVVENSSDAEVGRARWLFPLYLVAINLFVIPIALAGLVSFPFGTADPDMYVLALPIEGGANLLSVAVFVGGLSAATAMVIVECVALSIMVSNDLVVPLVLQRRPEGRTGGADFSDFLLRSRRLAIFAIMVMAYFYYRALGNTQLAAIGLLSFAAIAQLAPSFFGGLLWRRATARGAIGGMLVGFVVWLYTLFIPSFMDTSTTGILLLQHGPFGIEALRPQALFGADLPPLMHGVIWSLSLNILTYVLLSLARRPSSIELVQADLFVPNTLAPISPSFRRWRTTVTVQDIQTTVAQYLGPDRARHSFEAFSARRNVRLESGAPADFELLQHAEHLIASSIGAASSRLVMSLLLRKRTVSAKAALKLLDDSHAALHFNREILQTALNHVRQGIAVFDADLQLICSNRQFGDLLNVPPHFIQFGTPLREILEFMGVSDPPEPGDREAMIEQRLVAYTTDSEPYLERLPERHMVIEVLTNRMPGGGFVITFTDVTPTFEAAEALERANATLEKRVRDRTEELTRLNSELALAKSAAEDASISKTRFLAAASHDILQPLNAARLYITSLVERQHNGEETRLVENIDESLQAIEEILGALLDISRLDAGAMTTSISSFKMADLMRSLEIEFAPIARAKGLELAFVPCSLPVESDRLLLRRLLQNLISNAIKYTPRGRVLVGCRRRGASLKICVYDTGVGIPSVKRAEIFKEFHRLEQGARIARGLGLGLSIVERLARVLKHGIAIDGNASGGSVFSVTVPTAKAITHTAAVTSATPLARTPISGALIVCIENDAAILDGMRTLLKAWDAEVIAVADPEGAIAAIEAAGRRVTGLLVDYHLDRGNGIAAIRDIRRRFGDGIPAILITADRSPAVQIAARDEKIAVLNKPVKPASLRALLGQWRTQQMVAAE from the coding sequence ATGCTGCACGACTGGGGCGTGATCGCCGCCGCCTTCGGCTACATCGGCTTTCTGTTCCTGGTGGCGAGCCACGGCGACCGCCGTTCGCCGGCCGGGCCTGGCCGCGCCTCCGGGCTGATCTACCCGCTGTCGCTGGCGATCTACTGCACCTCCTGGACCTTCTTCGGCTCGGTCGGCTTCGCCACCCGCACCTCGACCGACTTCCTGGCGATCTATCTCGGTCCGATCCTGATGATTGGGCTCGGCGCCGGTGTGCTCCGGCGCGTGATCCAGCTCGCCAAAGCCCACAACATCACCTCGATCGCCGATTTCATCGGCGCGCGCTACGGCAAGAGCCAGGCGGTGGCGGCCACCGTGGCGCTGATCGCCATCATCGGCTCGGTGCCCTATATCGCACTCCAGCTCAAGGCGGTGGCCTCCTCGCTCGGCACGATCCTGAGCGAAGACCAGGCCTTCTCCCACATCCCGATCCTCGGCGACATGGCACTGATGGTGACGCTGGCGATGGCGGCGTTCGCGGTGCTGTTCGGCACCCGCCATACCGACGCCACCGAGCACCAGCACGGCCTGATGCTGGCGGTTGCGACCGAGTCCATCGTCAAGCTGGTCGCCTTCCTCGCCGCCGGCATCTTCGTCACCTTCTGGATGTTCTCGCCGCAGGAGCTGATCGAGCGCGCTATGAAGACGCCGGAGGCGGTGCGCGCCATCAACTACTCGCCGTCGATCGGTAACTTCCTGACCATGACGCTGCTGTCGCTGTGCGCGATCATGATGCTGCCGCGCCAGTTCCACGTCAGCGTCGTGGAAAATTCGTCCGACGCCGAGGTCGGCCGCGCGCGCTGGCTGTTCCCGCTCTATCTCGTCGCCATCAATCTGTTCGTGATCCCGATCGCGCTGGCCGGCCTCGTCAGCTTCCCGTTCGGCACCGCCGACCCCGATATGTACGTGCTGGCCCTGCCGATCGAGGGCGGCGCGAATCTGCTCAGCGTCGCCGTCTTCGTCGGCGGACTGTCGGCGGCGACCGCCATGGTGATCGTCGAATGCGTCGCGCTCTCCATCATGGTCTCGAACGACCTCGTGGTGCCCTTGGTGCTGCAACGACGGCCGGAGGGGCGCACCGGCGGCGCCGATTTCAGCGATTTCCTGCTGCGCTCGCGGCGGCTTGCGATCTTTGCCATCATGGTGATGGCCTATTTCTACTATCGCGCGCTCGGCAACACCCAGCTCGCAGCGATCGGCCTGTTGTCGTTTGCCGCCATCGCCCAGCTTGCACCAAGCTTCTTCGGCGGGCTGCTGTGGCGGCGGGCGACGGCGCGCGGCGCGATCGGCGGGATGCTGGTCGGCTTCGTGGTGTGGCTCTACACGCTGTTCATTCCGAGCTTCATGGATACCTCGACGACGGGCATCCTGCTGCTCCAGCACGGACCGTTCGGAATCGAGGCGCTGCGGCCACAGGCGCTGTTCGGCGCCGATCTGCCGCCGCTGATGCACGGCGTCATCTGGTCGCTGTCGCTCAACATTCTCACCTACGTACTCCTCTCGCTGGCGCGCCGACCGTCTTCGATCGAGCTGGTGCAGGCCGACCTGTTTGTCCCCAACACGCTCGCGCCGATCTCCCCGAGCTTCCGCCGCTGGCGCACCACCGTCACCGTGCAGGACATCCAGACCACGGTGGCGCAATATCTCGGGCCCGACCGCGCCCGCCATTCGTTCGAGGCCTTCTCGGCGCGGCGCAATGTCCGGCTGGAGTCCGGGGCGCCCGCCGATTTCGAGCTGTTGCAGCACGCCGAGCACCTGATCGCGTCCTCGATCGGAGCCGCATCCTCGCGCCTCGTGATGTCGCTGCTCCTGCGCAAGCGGACGGTCTCGGCGAAGGCCGCGCTAAAGCTGCTCGACGATTCCCATGCGGCGCTGCACTTCAACCGCGAGATCCTCCAGACCGCGCTCAACCATGTCCGCCAGGGCATCGCAGTGTTCGATGCCGATCTGCAACTGATCTGCTCCAACCGGCAGTTCGGCGATCTGCTCAACGTCCCCCCGCATTTCATCCAGTTCGGTACGCCCTTGCGTGAAATCCTGGAATTCATGGGCGTGAGCGATCCGCCCGAGCCGGGCGACCGCGAGGCGATGATCGAACAGCGGCTTGTCGCCTACACCACCGACAGCGAGCCCTATCTCGAACGCCTGCCGGAGCGCCACATGGTGATCGAGGTGCTCACCAATCGCATGCCCGGCGGCGGTTTCGTCATCACCTTCACCGACGTCACGCCCACCTTCGAGGCGGCAGAAGCGCTGGAGCGTGCCAATGCGACGCTGGAAAAGCGCGTCCGCGACCGCACCGAGGAATTGACGCGGCTGAACTCGGAGCTGGCGCTGGCCAAGAGCGCGGCGGAGGATGCCAGCATCTCCAAGACGCGCTTCCTCGCTGCCGCCAGCCACGACATTCTGCAGCCGTTGAATGCGGCGCGGCTCTACATCACCAGCCTTGTCGAGCGCCAGCACAATGGCGAGGAGACCCGGCTGGTCGAGAACATCGACGAGTCGCTCCAGGCCATCGAGGAAATCCTCGGTGCGCTGCTCGACATCTCCAGGCTCGATGCCGGCGCGATGACGACCTCGATCTCGAGCTTCAAGATGGCCGATTTGATGCGCTCGCTGGAGATCGAGTTCGCGCCGATCGCGCGCGCCAAGGGCCTTGAGCTCGCCTTCGTGCCCTGCTCGCTGCCTGTCGAGTCGGACCGGCTCCTGCTGCGGCGCCTGCTCCAGAACCTGATCTCCAACGCAATCAAGTATACCCCGCGCGGCCGCGTGCTGGTCGGCTGCCGCCGCCGCGGCGCCTCGCTCAAGATCTGCGTCTACGACACCGGCGTCGGCATCCCGTCGGTCAAGCGCGCCGAGATCTTCAAGGAATTCCACCGCCTGGAGCAGGGCGCTCGAATCGCACGTGGCCTCGGGCTGGGGCTCTCGATCGTCGAGCGGCTGGCACGCGTGCTCAAGCACGGCATCGCCATCGACGGCAATGCAAGCGGCGGCTCGGTATTCTCCGTAACCGTGCCGACGGCGAAGGCGATCACCCACACCGCGGCCGTGACCAGCGCGACGCCGCTGGCGCGCACGCCGATCTCGGGCGCGCTGATCGTCTGCATCGAGAACGATGCGGCGATCCTCGACGGCATGCGCACGCTGTTGAAGGCCTGGGACGCCGAGGTGATCGCGGTCGCCGACCCCGAGGGCGCGATCGCCGCGATCGAGGCCGCCGGACGACGCGTCACCGGCCTGCTCGTCGACTATCATCTCGACCGCGGCAACGGCATCGCCGCCATCCGCGACATCCGCCGCCGCTTCGGCGACGGCATTCCCGCCATCCTGATCACCGCCGATCGCAGTCCCGCCGTGCAAATAGCTGCGCGCGACGAGAAGATCGCCGTGCTCAACAAGCCGGTGAAGCCAGCCTCGCTCCGCGCCCTGCTCGGCCAGTGGCGCACGCAGCAGATGGTGGCGGCGGAGTGA
- a CDS encoding cytochrome P460 family protein — protein MTPTEPEKKKSPYATMIVLAMVLLVILLTCVPYLVTIASAEGPVERSAADASPIFGVTIPPGYKQWELIAPAEEAAPLDELRAVVGNQTAIDAYQAGKLPFPDGTILVKRAWKRKQSPEFASATIPGAATTVQVMVKNSKKYAATGGWGFGRFIDGKPVDAAQHRTCFACHEARAEGRDYVFTRLAP, from the coding sequence ATGACACCAACCGAACCTGAAAAGAAGAAATCTCCCTACGCCACGATGATCGTGCTGGCGATGGTTCTCCTCGTCATTCTCCTGACCTGCGTGCCGTATCTCGTCACGATTGCCTCCGCGGAAGGGCCGGTGGAACGCAGCGCGGCGGACGCCTCGCCGATCTTCGGCGTCACGATCCCGCCGGGCTACAAACAGTGGGAACTGATCGCGCCGGCCGAAGAGGCGGCGCCGCTCGACGAACTTCGCGCCGTGGTCGGCAACCAGACCGCAATCGACGCCTATCAGGCCGGAAAGCTTCCGTTCCCAGACGGCACCATTCTGGTCAAGCGCGCCTGGAAGCGCAAACAGTCCCCCGAGTTTGCGTCCGCGACGATTCCCGGCGCTGCCACCACGGTCCAGGTGATGGTCAAGAACTCCAAAAAATACGCCGCCACCGGCGGCTGGGGGTTTGGCCGTTTCATCGACGGCAAGCCGGTCGACGCGGCCCAGCATCGCACCTGCTTCGCCTGCCATGAAGCGCGCGCCGAAGGACGCGATTACGTCTTCACGCGGCTGGCACCCTAG
- a CDS encoding alpha/beta fold hydrolase, with protein MKQIIDQHRRKFFGVAAGTVAIGLGVIDLARAETEAPRSSASNASFGTIKQIDAGVLSVGYAEAGPSNGPVAILLHGWPYDIHAFVDVAPILAKAGYRVIIPYLRGYGTTHFLSSETPRNGEPAAMAADIIALMDKLDIKKAVVAGFDWGARTADIIAALWPDRCRALVSVSGYLIASQAAGNAPLPPQAELQWWYQFYFATERGRAGYEKYTHDFARLIWKLASPQWKFDDATFDRSAAALDNKDHVAITIHNYRWRLGLAQGEAKYEHLEKKLAAAPIIDVPTITMEGDANGAPHPDPSAYAKKFSGRYEFRLIAGGIGHNLPQEAPQAFAKAVIDADGA; from the coding sequence ATGAAGCAGATCATCGACCAGCATCGCCGCAAGTTCTTTGGCGTCGCTGCGGGAACCGTTGCCATTGGTCTCGGCGTGATCGACCTCGCCCGCGCCGAGACGGAAGCGCCGCGATCCTCCGCATCGAATGCGTCCTTCGGCACGATCAAGCAGATCGATGCCGGCGTTCTCAGCGTCGGCTATGCGGAGGCGGGTCCCTCGAACGGTCCCGTAGCGATCCTGCTGCACGGCTGGCCCTACGACATTCACGCCTTCGTCGATGTCGCGCCGATCCTGGCAAAGGCCGGTTATCGCGTGATCATTCCTTATCTGCGCGGCTATGGCACGACGCATTTCCTCTCCAGCGAGACGCCGCGCAACGGCGAGCCAGCTGCGATGGCCGCGGACATCATCGCGCTGATGGACAAGCTCGATATCAAGAAGGCCGTTGTCGCTGGCTTCGACTGGGGCGCGCGCACCGCGGACATCATCGCCGCGCTGTGGCCGGACCGCTGCCGCGCGCTGGTATCGGTCAGCGGCTATCTGATCGCCAGCCAGGCCGCAGGCAATGCACCATTGCCGCCGCAGGCCGAGCTGCAATGGTGGTATCAGTTTTATTTCGCGACCGAGCGCGGCCGCGCCGGATACGAGAAGTACACGCACGATTTCGCCAGGCTGATCTGGAAGCTCGCCTCGCCGCAGTGGAAGTTCGACGACGCCACCTTCGATCGAAGCGCGGCGGCGCTCGACAACAAGGATCATGTCGCGATCACGATCCACAATTACCGCTGGCGGCTCGGGCTTGCCCAGGGCGAGGCCAAATACGAGCATCTCGAAAAGAAGCTCGCGGCAGCTCCCATCATCGACGTGCCGACGATCACGATGGAAGGCGACGCCAACGGCGCGCCGCATCCCGACCCGAGCGCCTATGCCAAGAAATTCTCAGGCCGATACGAGTTTCGCCTGATCGCCGGCGGCATCGGCCACAATTTGCCGCAGGAAGCACCGCAAGCCTTTGCCAAGGCCGTCATCGACGCCGATGGCGCCTGA
- a CDS encoding organic hydroperoxide resistance protein has protein sequence MTQAAKLLYTAKTHTSGGRHDGISRSSDGRLDVKLSPPGRAGIGTNPEQLFAAGWSACFEGAMEIAARKRKMDIPRKCAIDAEIDLVLDEGAYSLRARLNVSLPGLDREIARGIVDEAHQTCPYSKAVRGNIDVTVALI, from the coding sequence ATGACGCAAGCGGCAAAATTGCTTTACACGGCCAAGACACACACCAGCGGCGGTCGACACGACGGCATATCGCGCAGTTCCGACGGTCGCCTCGACGTCAAGCTGTCGCCGCCGGGCCGTGCAGGCATCGGCACCAATCCCGAGCAATTGTTCGCGGCCGGCTGGTCGGCCTGTTTCGAAGGCGCGATGGAGATCGCCGCGCGCAAGCGCAAGATGGATATTCCCAGGAAGTGCGCGATCGATGCGGAGATCGATCTCGTGCTCGACGAGGGCGCGTACTCGCTGAGGGCGCGCCTCAATGTCAGTCTGCCGGGTCTCGATCGCGAGATCGCGCGCGGCATCGTCGATGAAGCGCATCAAACCTGCCCCTATTCCAAGGCCGTCCGCGGCAACATCGACGTCACGGTCGCGCTGATCTGA
- a CDS encoding ATP-binding protein, whose translation MTEPAGSAVRALSFGPFTVTPHERLVTRDGVALPLGAKAFDMLIALMSRPNQVVSKWDLMALVWPGLTVEEASLRFHIAALRKALGDGKDGARYITTLSGRGYCFVAPISQAAIPAERRPAPQGGLSPVKLPNRLQRMVGRDDAIAAVSDKLIASRFVTIAGPGGVGKTAVAIAIAHDLLETFADAAHFVDLAALSDPDLVITSILLMLGLPAQTDDPLPALLAHLHDKRMLLILDNCEHVITAVAPLAAEIFHAAPHVHILATSREALRVEGEQVYRLAPLAVPPDGSGLTVAAARTYPALQLFLERATASGAQIALDDANAAIIARICRKLDGMALAIELAAGRVEAYGLEQTATLLDERLNLLWQGQRTAPPRQKTLQATLDWSYELLSDTERLVLRRLAVFAGHFTIDAALEVVPDERVDRSHLFDAIDSLVAKSMVAPRPIGAMMRYRLLDTTRAYLLEIEPNDAALAARHATYYRQWLEQAGSTWAMVPSADERAIHFSALHNVRAALDWCFGTNGNASIGIALVAAAAPIFLAMSLLIECRRWSERALLAIDPSSRGSTEEMHIQAALGLTLMFTRGGSEAARAALSRGLAIAEARGDEINRLQLLGRMHIFHERMGEFDAALGYARQSLAVAEALGDAASIALAHSLLGVSLHLAGEHRDALTMLEAAWQGPGTERISTVYGFDHRNRAGISLARELWLQGRPAQAQRLARQTVTEAAQMDHPITLCIALIWAVSIDLWNGDLDGAEANIDRFIAHAESRSMGPYLAVGRGVKGELAIRRGNAAAGVETIRACLRELHDAGYELLTTTFNVAMVQGLLALGQIEQSARLVDDAIRLVEQSGDHLYMPELLRMKGRVLLSLPQPKSEQAEVYLMQSLDLSRRKGAKAWELRAAIDLAGLFAERGQREEAKRSLRSALDSFVERSDSADIRAASTLLRTL comes from the coding sequence ATGACTGAACCGGCCGGGTCTGCGGTGCGAGCCCTATCGTTCGGGCCATTCACCGTGACGCCGCATGAACGGCTGGTGACGCGCGACGGCGTCGCGCTGCCGCTCGGCGCGAAAGCCTTCGACATGCTGATCGCGCTGATGTCGCGGCCGAACCAGGTCGTCAGCAAGTGGGATTTGATGGCGCTGGTGTGGCCCGGCCTGACCGTTGAAGAAGCCAGTTTGCGTTTTCACATCGCAGCTCTTCGTAAGGCGCTCGGCGACGGCAAGGACGGCGCACGCTACATCACCACGCTGTCCGGCCGCGGTTATTGCTTCGTGGCGCCGATCTCGCAGGCCGCTATCCCGGCAGAGCGGCGCCCGGCGCCGCAGGGTGGCCTGTCGCCGGTGAAGCTGCCGAACCGGCTGCAACGGATGGTCGGACGCGACGATGCGATCGCCGCCGTCTCGGACAAACTCATCGCCTCGCGCTTCGTCACGATCGCCGGCCCCGGCGGCGTCGGCAAGACTGCCGTGGCGATCGCGATCGCGCACGACCTGCTCGAGACCTTCGCCGATGCCGCTCACTTCGTCGATCTTGCCGCGCTCAGCGATCCCGATCTCGTGATCACCTCGATCCTGCTGATGCTGGGCTTGCCGGCGCAGACCGACGATCCCTTGCCCGCACTGCTCGCGCATCTCCACGACAAGAGGATGCTGCTGATCCTCGACAATTGCGAGCACGTCATCACTGCCGTGGCGCCGCTGGCTGCGGAGATCTTCCACGCCGCGCCGCATGTCCATATCCTGGCCACGAGCCGCGAAGCCCTGCGCGTCGAGGGCGAGCAGGTCTATCGATTGGCGCCGCTCGCCGTTCCGCCGGACGGCTCCGGGCTCACGGTCGCTGCCGCGCGGACCTATCCCGCCCTGCAACTGTTCCTCGAACGTGCCACCGCCAGCGGCGCGCAGATCGCGCTCGACGATGCCAATGCCGCGATCATCGCAAGGATCTGCCGCAAGCTCGACGGCATGGCCCTGGCGATCGAGCTCGCCGCCGGACGGGTCGAAGCCTATGGCCTGGAGCAGACGGCAACGCTGCTCGACGAACGCCTCAATCTGCTCTGGCAGGGCCAGCGCACCGCGCCGCCGCGACAGAAGACGTTGCAGGCGACCCTGGACTGGAGCTACGAGCTCCTGTCCGACACCGAGCGCCTGGTGCTGCGCCGGCTTGCGGTGTTCGCCGGGCACTTCACCATCGACGCCGCACTCGAGGTCGTGCCGGACGAACGCGTCGATCGCTCCCACCTGTTCGACGCCATCGACAGCCTCGTCGCCAAGTCCATGGTCGCGCCGCGACCGATCGGCGCCATGATGCGCTACCGCCTGCTCGACACCACGCGCGCCTATTTGCTCGAGATCGAGCCGAACGACGCGGCACTCGCCGCACGTCATGCCACCTACTACCGGCAATGGCTGGAGCAGGCCGGCTCGACATGGGCCATGGTGCCGAGCGCCGACGAACGGGCGATCCACTTCTCCGCACTTCACAACGTGCGCGCCGCGCTGGACTGGTGCTTCGGCACGAACGGCAACGCCAGTATCGGCATTGCGCTCGTCGCTGCGGCGGCACCGATCTTCCTCGCCATGTCGCTCCTGATCGAATGCCGGCGTTGGTCGGAACGGGCGCTGCTTGCGATCGATCCCTCCTCGCGCGGCAGCACTGAGGAAATGCACATCCAGGCTGCCCTCGGCCTCACCTTGATGTTCACGCGGGGCGGCAGCGAAGCGGCGCGCGCCGCCCTGAGCCGGGGCCTTGCGATCGCCGAGGCGCGTGGCGACGAGATCAACCGGCTCCAGCTGCTCGGCCGCATGCATATCTTCCACGAGCGGATGGGAGAGTTCGACGCCGCGCTCGGTTACGCCCGGCAGAGCCTTGCCGTCGCCGAGGCGCTCGGCGATGCGGCCTCGATCGCACTCGCCCATTCGCTTCTGGGCGTCTCGCTGCATCTGGCCGGCGAGCATCGCGATGCGCTGACGATGCTGGAGGCCGCCTGGCAGGGGCCGGGCACGGAACGGATCAGCACGGTCTACGGCTTCGATCATCGCAACCGGGCCGGCATTTCGCTCGCACGAGAGCTTTGGCTGCAGGGCCGGCCCGCGCAGGCGCAGCGGCTGGCGCGGCAGACGGTCACCGAAGCCGCGCAGATGGATCATCCGATCACGCTCTGCATCGCGCTGATCTGGGCGGTCTCGATCGACCTCTGGAACGGAGACCTCGACGGCGCGGAAGCGAACATCGACCGCTTCATCGCACACGCCGAATCGCGCTCGATGGGCCCGTACCTCGCGGTCGGCCGAGGCGTCAAAGGCGAGCTGGCAATCCGGCGGGGAAACGCCGCCGCCGGCGTCGAGACGATCAGGGCTTGTCTGCGCGAGCTCCACGACGCCGGCTACGAGCTGCTCACCACGACCTTCAACGTCGCGATGGTTCAGGGCTTGTTGGCACTCGGACAGATCGAGCAGAGTGCGCGCCTGGTCGATGATGCGATCCGCCTCGTCGAGCAAAGCGGCGATCACCTCTACATGCCGGAGCTCTTGCGGATGAAAGGCAGAGTTCTGTTGTCGCTACCGCAGCCGAAGTCTGAGCAAGCAGAGGTCTATTTGATGCAATCCCTGGATTTGAGTCGCCGCAAAGGCGCAAAAGCCTGGGAGCTGCGGGCCGCGATCGATCTTGCCGGGCTATTTGCCGAACGCGGGCAGCGCGAGGAGGCGAAGCGATCACTTCGATCGGCCCTTGATAGCTTTGTCGAGCGCTCGGACTCGGCGGACATCCGCGCCGCCAGCACGCTTCTACGAACATTATGA
- a CDS encoding response regulator, with protein MNAPTTHLVIADDHPLFRDALRQAVAGVLTSARIDEAGSFEDLTKLLEQTSDVDLVLLDLSMPGISGFSGLIYLRAQYPAIPVVIVSASDDSATIRRSLDFGASGFIPKRFGVETLRDAILKVMEGDVWVPADTDLSAASDPDMTRLRDRLVTLTPQQVRVLMMLSEGLLNKQIAYELGVSEATIKAHVSAILQKLGVESRTQAVIAAAKIAGGQWKQGTPTG; from the coding sequence ATGAACGCTCCCACGACCCATCTCGTCATTGCCGATGATCATCCCCTGTTCCGCGATGCGCTGCGACAGGCGGTGGCGGGCGTCCTGACCTCGGCCAGGATCGACGAGGCCGGATCGTTCGAGGATCTGACCAAGCTGCTGGAACAGACCTCCGACGTGGATCTGGTTCTGCTCGACCTCTCGATGCCCGGAATCTCCGGCTTTTCCGGCCTGATCTATCTGCGCGCGCAATATCCGGCGATTCCGGTCGTGATCGTCTCGGCCTCCGACGACAGCGCCACGATCCGCCGCTCGCTCGATTTCGGCGCCTCCGGCTTCATCCCGAAGCGGTTCGGTGTCGAGACGCTGCGCGACGCCATCCTCAAGGTGATGGAAGGCGACGTCTGGGTTCCCGCCGACACCGATCTGTCGGCCGCGTCCGACCCCGACATGACGCGCCTCCGCGATCGCCTGGTGACGCTGACGCCGCAACAGGTCCGGGTCCTGATGATGCTGTCGGAGGGCCTCCTCAACAAGCAGATCGCCTACGAGCTCGGCGTCTCCGAGGCCACCATCAAGGCGCACGTCTCGGCCATCCTGCAAAAGCTCGGCGTCGAGAGCCGCACCCAGGCGGTGATCGCCGCCGCGAAAATCGCCGGCGGCCAATGGAAGCAGGGCACCCCGACGGGGTGA